A section of the Pseudomonas fluorescens genome encodes:
- a CDS encoding GntR family transcriptional regulator: MNEQLQPLKKQPRASKAGRSGTQDDIVYAHIFEAILEQRLAPGTKLSEEALGEIFGVSRTIIRRALSRLAHEGVVLLRPNRGAVVASPSVEEARQVFLARRLVERAITELAVQHASSEELAELRQMVNDERDSFSRGDRGAGIRLSGEFHLKLAEAAKNAPLISFQRSLVSQTSLIIAQYESGNRSHCSYDEHTQLIDAIEARDAALAVDLMMHHMDHIDSKLNLDEESASDDLHAVFSHLLQTKKPGRSSIKL, from the coding sequence ATGAACGAACAGTTGCAGCCCCTCAAGAAACAGCCGCGAGCCAGCAAGGCCGGTCGCAGTGGAACCCAGGACGATATCGTCTATGCGCATATCTTCGAGGCCATCCTCGAACAACGCCTGGCGCCCGGTACCAAATTGAGTGAAGAAGCACTGGGCGAGATCTTTGGCGTCAGCCGTACCATCATCCGTCGCGCCTTGTCACGCCTGGCCCATGAAGGTGTGGTGTTGTTGCGCCCCAATCGTGGAGCGGTAGTGGCCAGCCCAAGTGTCGAGGAAGCCCGCCAGGTGTTCCTGGCACGGCGTCTGGTCGAGCGGGCGATTACCGAGTTGGCGGTGCAGCATGCATCGAGCGAAGAGCTGGCCGAGTTGCGGCAGATGGTCAACGACGAGCGCGACAGTTTCTCCCGTGGCGATCGCGGCGCGGGAATCCGGTTGTCTGGCGAGTTCCACCTGAAACTGGCCGAGGCAGCGAAGAATGCCCCGTTGATCAGCTTTCAGCGCAGCCTGGTGTCCCAGACCTCGCTGATCATTGCCCAGTATGAAAGCGGCAACCGCTCCCACTGCTCCTACGACGAGCACACCCAACTGATCGATGCCATCGAAGCGCGGGATGCGGCGCTGGCGGTGGACCTGATGATGCACCACATGGATCACATCGACAGCAAGCTCAACCTCGATGAGGAAAGCGCGTCGGATGATTTGCATGCGGTGTTCTCGCATCTGTTGCAGACCAAAAAGCCCGGCCGCTCCTCTATAAAACTGTAA
- the dacB gene encoding D-alanyl-D-alanine carboxypeptidase/D-alanyl-D-alanine-endopeptidase: MIKSLRPLLLASFLLPLALSVNAAPINTTLPPKVQEALQKAKLQNNALSLVMIPLNGPGTATVFNADVSVNPASTMKLVTTYAALEMLGPNHQWKTEFYTDGTLSGGVLRGNLYLKGGGDPKLNMEKLWLLMRDLRANGVQQVTGDLVLDRGFFIQPQLPEFNDDGNDANKPFLVKPDALLVNLKALRFVTRNDSGRVLVSVEPPIASIQIDNQVKATNAKQCTGDVRYNPVTAADGSVTVTVSGQLGDGCSSQTYLSLLDHATYTAGAVRAIWKELGGTIQGRDVLAPVPKTAKVLARAFSPDLAEIIRDINKYSNNTMAQQLFLSLGAQYRTDADGDDAKAAQRVVRQWLAKKGITAPHLVMENGSGLSRAERVSAREMATMLQAAWRSPYAAEFISSMPIAGSDGTMRKRLKTTALRGEAHVKTGTLNTVRAIAGFSRDNNGNTWAVVAILNDPKPWGASSVLDQVLLDLYRQPKLAAVAPGL; this comes from the coding sequence ATGATCAAATCCTTGCGCCCATTGTTGCTCGCCAGTTTCCTTTTGCCCCTGGCCCTCTCTGTCAACGCCGCACCGATCAATACCACCTTGCCACCTAAAGTCCAGGAAGCCCTGCAGAAAGCCAAGCTGCAGAACAATGCGCTGTCCCTGGTGATGATTCCGCTCAATGGCCCCGGCACCGCCACGGTGTTCAACGCCGACGTCTCGGTCAACCCGGCATCGACCATGAAGCTGGTCACCACCTACGCCGCCCTGGAAATGCTCGGCCCCAATCATCAGTGGAAAACCGAGTTCTACACCGACGGCACCCTCAGCGGTGGCGTCCTGCGGGGCAACCTGTACCTCAAGGGCGGCGGCGACCCCAAGCTGAACATGGAGAAACTCTGGCTGCTGATGCGCGACCTGCGCGCCAATGGCGTACAGCAAGTCACCGGCGACCTGGTACTGGACCGAGGCTTCTTTATCCAGCCGCAATTGCCGGAGTTCAACGACGACGGCAACGATGCCAACAAACCGTTCCTGGTCAAGCCGGACGCCCTGCTGGTCAACCTCAAGGCCCTGCGTTTCGTGACCCGCAATGATTCAGGAAGGGTGTTGGTTTCAGTGGAACCGCCGATTGCCAGCATCCAGATCGACAATCAGGTCAAGGCCACCAACGCCAAGCAGTGTACCGGCGACGTGCGCTACAACCCGGTCACCGCCGCCGATGGCAGTGTCACCGTAACCGTCAGCGGCCAGTTGGGCGATGGCTGCAGCTCGCAGACGTATCTGTCGCTACTCGACCATGCCACCTACACCGCCGGTGCCGTGCGGGCGATCTGGAAAGAGTTGGGCGGCACTATCCAGGGCCGTGACGTGCTGGCCCCTGTGCCGAAAACCGCCAAGGTCCTGGCCCGGGCGTTCTCACCGGATCTGGCGGAGATCATCCGCGACATCAATAAATACAGTAACAACACCATGGCCCAGCAACTGTTCCTCAGCCTCGGCGCGCAGTACCGCACCGATGCCGACGGCGACGACGCCAAGGCTGCACAGCGCGTGGTCCGTCAATGGCTGGCGAAAAAGGGCATCACCGCGCCGCACCTGGTGATGGAAAACGGTTCCGGCCTGTCCCGTGCCGAACGGGTCAGCGCCCGGGAAATGGCGACCATGTTGCAAGCCGCCTGGAGAAGCCCGTACGCGGCAGAGTTCATCAGTTCGATGCCGATTGCCGGCAGTGACGGCACCATGCGCAAGCGCCTGAAAACCACGGCCCTGCGCGGTGAGGCACACGTCAAGACCGGGACACTGAACACGGTGCGCGCCATTGCCGGGTTCAGTCGCGACAACAACGGCAACACGTGGGCAGTGGTGGCGATTCTCAACGATCCGAAGCCTTGGGGCGCGTCCTCGGTGCTGGACCAGGTGCTGCTGGACCTGTATCGCCAACCGAAACTGGCCGCTGTCGCACCGGGTCTATAG
- a CDS encoding YggL family protein, with translation MATNRSRRLRKKLCVDEFQELGFELNLDFKEGLDDEAVDAFLDAFLTEAMDGNGLDYVGGDDFGLVCKATRGSVNEEQRAAVEAWLKARPELTRVEVSELLDAWHPETPVNPAV, from the coding sequence ATGGCGACTAACCGTTCCCGGCGTCTGCGCAAAAAACTGTGCGTTGATGAATTTCAAGAGCTGGGTTTCGAACTGAACCTGGATTTCAAAGAAGGTTTGGACGACGAAGCGGTTGACGCTTTCCTCGACGCCTTCCTGACCGAAGCGATGGATGGCAATGGCCTGGACTACGTGGGCGGCGACGACTTCGGTCTGGTCTGCAAAGCCACCCGTGGTTCGGTCAACGAAGAACAGCGTGCCGCTGTTGAAGCGTGGCTCAAGGCTCGCCCAGAGCTGACCCGCGTTGAAGTCAGCGAACTGCTGGACGCTTGGCATCCAGAGACGCCGGTCAACCCGGCGGTCTGA
- a CDS encoding GGDEF domain-containing protein, giving the protein MPLQAVRPKILGFISEQASAWLVALVVLLVGVALTAVLALATADVYQQQVRQRFQLLVNERYSRLEERFEDQEQRLGSLRRFFVNSHAVSREEFDGFAQPLLSRTRAYAWAPRVFRDQRQAFERQVSLQRGTAFSIRELNESGTLVPAGERDEYVPVLYSQTQSLLGSPLGFDLLAQPLRRSTIERAYRSGTIAVSQPMSLVGVEPAYAMGVLLVAPVTRPRTAQMSYNEPYGYIMAVISMRQLVADGLPKPSRDNLVMQIVDTSDTQQRVLYESDNAVGDSSLEAMRRLTLGDHVYALKLRPSQVFAQANHSSVTSILTMGCLLSVLLSALLYVLVSQRQRAVRLVQQRTGQLHQREYELRGAHGQLRSVLNAATQVAIIATDLRGVINTFNAGAEQMLGYPASQALGHMTLESLHLAPELEARAMQLSHTLGKRIMPGQAMLVEGADSLHQAREWTLVRQDGSQLTVNMLATALLDDHGLWIGHLAICLDVTEQKRAYEALAARDRLLKKLSAHVPGGIFQFTLEPNDNWRFIYASDGIRDIYEIDPGLLQQDAKQVFERIHPQDAERIRASIRLSALQLSHWREEYRVQLPGRGLRWIRGEATPEELPGGGTLWHGYVSDISDLKRVEEELRALSITDSLTGIHNRRYFQDRLKAEMSRVRRTSGALAVIMLDIDHFKRINDQHGHAAGDGVLQELCRRIRQRLRRSDVFCRLGGEEFMVLCPNTDGVQAYSLAVELWEVLRSTPMEGVGTVTASFGVAGWRVDEGVDGLLLRADSAVYAAKQAGRDRVEVQRLPA; this is encoded by the coding sequence ATGCCGTTGCAAGCCGTCCGCCCGAAAATACTGGGATTTATCAGCGAACAGGCGTCGGCTTGGCTGGTGGCATTGGTGGTATTGCTGGTGGGTGTGGCGCTCACCGCCGTGCTGGCGCTGGCCACGGCCGATGTCTATCAGCAGCAGGTTCGCCAGCGTTTCCAGTTGCTGGTCAATGAGCGCTACAGCCGCCTGGAAGAGCGCTTTGAAGACCAGGAACAGCGCCTGGGCAGCCTGCGCCGCTTCTTCGTCAACTCCCATGCTGTTTCCCGCGAAGAGTTCGATGGGTTCGCCCAGCCGCTGTTGTCACGCACGCGTGCCTACGCTTGGGCACCCCGTGTTTTTCGCGATCAGCGCCAGGCTTTCGAGCGCCAGGTGTCACTGCAGCGTGGCACGGCATTCTCCATTCGCGAGCTGAACGAAAGCGGGACCCTGGTGCCAGCGGGCGAGCGTGACGAGTACGTGCCGGTGTTGTACAGCCAGACCCAAAGCCTGCTCGGCTCGCCCTTGGGGTTTGACCTGCTGGCCCAGCCACTGCGCCGTTCGACGATAGAGCGGGCGTACCGCTCCGGGACCATTGCGGTGTCCCAACCCATGTCGCTGGTAGGGGTGGAGCCGGCGTATGCCATGGGGGTGCTGCTGGTTGCACCCGTCACTCGACCGCGCACCGCACAAATGTCCTACAACGAACCCTACGGTTACATCATGGCGGTGATCAGCATGCGCCAACTGGTGGCCGACGGTTTGCCCAAGCCCTCACGGGACAACCTGGTGATGCAGATTGTCGACACCTCCGATACGCAACAGCGGGTGTTGTATGAATCGGACAATGCCGTGGGCGATAGCAGCCTGGAGGCGATGCGCCGGTTGACCCTGGGCGATCATGTCTACGCCCTGAAGCTGCGCCCCAGCCAGGTATTCGCCCAGGCCAATCATTCCTCGGTCACCAGTATCCTGACCATGGGCTGTTTGCTCAGCGTGTTGCTCAGTGCCTTGCTCTACGTACTGGTCAGCCAGCGTCAGCGGGCGGTGAGGCTGGTACAGCAACGCACGGGGCAATTGCACCAGCGTGAGTATGAGTTGCGCGGGGCCCATGGCCAGTTGCGCAGCGTGCTGAACGCCGCGACACAGGTGGCAATCATTGCCACCGACTTGCGTGGCGTGATCAACACGTTCAATGCCGGCGCGGAGCAGATGCTGGGTTATCCGGCCAGTCAGGCGCTCGGTCACATGACCCTCGAAAGCCTGCACTTGGCGCCGGAGCTGGAAGCCCGTGCCATGCAGTTGAGTCACACACTTGGCAAACGGATCATGCCCGGCCAGGCGATGCTGGTGGAGGGAGCCGACAGCCTCCATCAGGCCCGGGAGTGGACGTTGGTGCGCCAGGATGGCAGCCAACTGACCGTCAACATGCTGGCGACGGCATTGTTGGATGACCATGGCCTCTGGATCGGGCACCTGGCGATCTGCCTGGATGTCACCGAACAGAAGCGCGCCTATGAGGCCCTGGCGGCGCGGGATCGCTTGCTGAAAAAGCTCAGCGCCCATGTGCCGGGCGGAATTTTCCAGTTCACCCTGGAGCCCAATGACAACTGGCGGTTTATCTACGCCAGCGACGGCATCCGGGATATCTACGAAATCGATCCGGGTTTGCTGCAACAGGATGCCAAACAGGTTTTCGAGCGCATTCATCCCCAGGACGCGGAGCGCATCCGTGCCTCCATTCGCCTGTCAGCACTGCAGCTGAGCCATTGGCGCGAGGAGTATCGGGTCCAACTGCCAGGCCGGGGCCTGCGTTGGATCCGCGGCGAGGCGACGCCGGAAGAGTTACCTGGCGGCGGTACGCTATGGCATGGCTATGTGTCGGATATCTCCGATCTCAAGCGGGTGGAGGAAGAGCTGCGGGCGCTGTCCATCACCGACTCGTTGACGGGTATCCATAATCGCCGCTATTTCCAGGATCGGCTGAAGGCCGAGATGAGCCGGGTTCGGCGCACGTCGGGCGCACTGGCGGTGATCATGCTGGATATCGATCACTTCAAGCGCATCAATGACCAGCACGGGCACGCGGCCGGGGATGGGGTATTGCAGGAGCTGTGTCGGCGGATCCGCCAGCGTTTACGCCGCAGCGATGTGTTCTGTCGTTTGGGCGGCGAGGAGTTCATGGTGCTGTGTCCCAACACCGATGGCGTTCAGGCCTACAGCCTGGCCGTCGAATTGTGGGAGGTGCTGCGCAGCACGCCGATGGAGGGCGTTGGCACGGTGACCGCGAGTTTCGGCGTGGCCGGTTGGCGGGTCGATGAGGGCGTGGATGGCTTGCTGCTGCGCGCGGATTCGGCGGTGTATGCGGCCAAACAGGCGGGACGGGACCGGGTTGAGGTGCAGCGCTTGCCTGCCTGA
- the xdhC gene encoding xanthine dehydrogenase accessory protein XdhC yields the protein MNNWISALADLQNQGEPCVLVTIIEELGSTPRNAGSKMVISAAQSFDTIGGGHLEYKAMQIAREMLARGQHHTHLERFSLGASLGQCCGGVTVLLFEPMGQVQAQIAVFGAGHVGRALVPLLASLPCRVRWIDSREPEFPEHIPQGVRKILSEEPVDEIADLPAGSYCIVMTHNHALDLELTAALLKRNDFAYFGLIGSQTKRVKFEHRLRERGFEAAQLQRMRCPMGLTEVKGKLPVEIAISIAGEIIATYNANFGQHTASAEPIAKLLPASRRSQAIN from the coding sequence ATGAACAACTGGATCAGTGCCCTCGCCGACCTGCAAAACCAGGGCGAACCCTGCGTGCTGGTCACCATCATCGAAGAGCTCGGCTCCACGCCGCGCAATGCCGGTTCGAAGATGGTGATCAGTGCGGCCCAGAGCTTCGATACCATCGGCGGTGGCCACCTGGAATACAAGGCCATGCAGATCGCCCGCGAGATGCTCGCCCGTGGCCAACACCACACTCACCTGGAGCGCTTCAGCCTGGGGGCCAGCCTCGGTCAGTGCTGCGGTGGCGTGACCGTGCTGTTGTTTGAACCCATGGGCCAGGTGCAGGCACAGATCGCCGTATTCGGCGCCGGCCATGTCGGCCGCGCGCTGGTGCCGCTGCTGGCCAGCCTGCCGTGCCGGGTACGCTGGATCGACTCGCGGGAACCGGAATTCCCGGAGCACATTCCTCAAGGCGTGCGTAAAATCCTCAGCGAAGAACCGGTCGATGAAATTGCCGACCTGCCCGCAGGCAGTTACTGCATCGTCATGACCCACAATCACGCGCTGGACCTGGAACTGACCGCCGCCCTGCTCAAGCGCAATGACTTTGCCTACTTTGGCCTGATCGGCTCGCAGACCAAGCGCGTCAAGTTCGAACACCGCCTGCGCGAGCGCGGCTTCGAGGCCGCGCAGTTGCAGCGCATGCGTTGCCCCATGGGCCTCACCGAGGTGAAGGGCAAGCTACCGGTGGAAATCGCCATCTCCATCGCCGGCGAGATCATCGCCACCTATAACGCCAACTTCGGCCAGCACACTGCGAGCGCCGAACCCATTGCCAAACTGCTGCCGGCTTCGCGCCGCAGCCAAGCTATCAATTGA
- the guaD gene encoding guanine deaminase — MPLTRKAYRAAILHSLADPAIVGIEASYEYFEDGLLVVDNGQISALGHASDLLPTLAADIEVTHYQDALITPGLIDTHIHLPQTGMVGAYGEQLLDWLNTYTFPCERQFADKAHAEEVADIFIKELLRNGTTTALVFGSVHPQSVNSFFEAAEKLDLRMIAGKVMMDRNAPDYLTDTAQSSYQESKALIERWHGKGRLHYAVTPRFAPTSTPEQLTLAGQLLGEYPDLYMQTHISENLQEVQWVKELFPERSGYLDVYDHYKLLGERSVFAHGVHLCDDECARLAEAGSAVAFCPTSNFFLGSGLFNLPMAEKHQLNVGLGTDVGGGTSFSLLQTLNEAYKVMQLQGARLSPFKSLYLATLGGAKALRLEDKIGTLQPGTDADFLVLDYNATPLLSYRLKQATNIAETLFVLMTLGDDRAVMQTYAAGNLVHQR; from the coding sequence ATGCCTTTGACTCGCAAAGCCTACCGTGCCGCCATCCTGCACAGCCTCGCCGACCCGGCCATCGTTGGGATCGAAGCCTCCTATGAGTATTTCGAAGACGGCTTGCTGGTGGTCGACAATGGCCAGATCAGCGCCCTCGGGCATGCCAGCGACTTACTGCCAACACTGGCGGCCGATATCGAAGTCACCCATTACCAGGACGCGCTGATCACCCCAGGCTTGATCGACACCCATATCCACCTGCCGCAAACCGGTATGGTCGGGGCCTACGGCGAACAACTGCTGGATTGGCTCAACACCTATACCTTCCCGTGTGAAAGGCAGTTCGCCGACAAGGCCCACGCCGAAGAAGTCGCGGATATCTTTATCAAGGAACTGCTGCGCAACGGCACCACCACTGCCCTGGTGTTCGGCAGTGTGCATCCGCAATCGGTGAATTCGTTCTTTGAGGCCGCCGAGAAACTCGACCTGCGCATGATCGCCGGCAAGGTGATGATGGACCGCAATGCGCCGGACTATCTGACCGACACCGCGCAATCGAGCTACCAGGAAAGCAAAGCGCTGATCGAGCGCTGGCACGGCAAGGGCCGCTTGCACTACGCCGTGACACCGCGCTTCGCCCCTACCAGCACACCGGAACAACTGACTCTCGCCGGCCAGTTACTGGGCGAATACCCGGACCTGTACATGCAGACCCACATCAGTGAAAACCTGCAGGAAGTGCAATGGGTCAAGGAACTGTTTCCGGAGCGCAGCGGCTACCTGGATGTGTACGACCACTACAAGCTGCTGGGGGAGCGTTCGGTATTCGCCCATGGCGTACACCTGTGCGACGACGAATGCGCACGGCTGGCTGAAGCCGGTTCCGCCGTGGCGTTCTGCCCGACGTCGAACTTCTTCCTGGGCAGCGGCTTGTTCAACCTGCCGATGGCCGAGAAGCACCAGCTCAATGTGGGCCTGGGTACCGACGTGGGGGGCGGTACCAGCTTCTCGCTGCTGCAGACGCTGAACGAGGCCTATAAGGTCATGCAATTACAAGGCGCGCGGCTGAGCCCGTTCAAATCGCTGTACCTGGCGACCCTGGGCGGTGCGAAAGCGCTGCGCCTGGAAGACAAGATCGGCACCCTGCAACCGGGCACAGATGCCGACTTTCTGGTACTGGACTACAACGCCACGCCGCTGCTCAGCTATCGCTTGAAGCAGGCCACGAACATTGCCGAGACGTTATTTGTATTGATGACACTGGGGGACGATCGGGCGGTGATGCAGACGTATGCAGCAGGCAATCTGGTACACCAGCGCTGA
- the xdhB gene encoding xanthine dehydrogenase molybdopterin binding subunit: protein MSNHHAVVKTQAEMAALFAQDLTSGVGRSVKHDSAAKHVSGEAQYIDDRLEFPNQLHLYARMSDRAHARILSIDTAPCYAFDGVRIVITHEDVPGLKDIGPLMPGDPLLAIDTVQFVGQVVLAVAARDLETARKAAMAAVIEYEDLEPVLDVVEAFRNKHFVLDSHTHQRGDSAGALATAKHRIQGTLHIGGQEHFYLETQISSVMPTEDGGMIVYCSTQNPTEVQKLVAEVLDVSMNKIVVDMRRMGGGFGGKETQAASPACLCAVVARLTGQPTKMRLPRVEDMLMTGKRHPFYIEYDVGFDDSGRLHGINLDLAGNCGCSPDLSNSIVDRAMFHSDNSYYLGDATVNGHRCKTNTASNTAYRGFGGPQGMVAIEEVMDAIARHLALDPLAVRKANYYGKTERNVTHYYQTVEHNMLEEMTAELEASSQYAERREAIRLYNAHSPILKKGLALTPVKFGISFTASFLNQAGALIHIYTDGSIHLNHGGTEMGQGLNIKVAQVVAEIFQVEIDRVQITATNTDKVPNTSPTAASSGADLNGKAAQNAAETIKQRLVEFAARKYDVSEADVEFHNGHVRVREQILTFEELIQQAYFAQVSLSSTGFYKTPKIFYDRSQARGRPFYYFAFGAACCEVIVDTLTGEYKMLRTDILHDVGASLNPAIDIGQVEGGFIQGMGWLTMEELVWNSKGKLMTNGPASYKIPAVADMPLDLRVKLVENRKNPEDTVFHSKAVGEPPFMLGIASWCAIKDAVASLADYRHQPKIDAPATPERVLWGCEQMRQLTAAKAVETETEMASL from the coding sequence ATGTCTAACCATCACGCCGTGGTAAAAACCCAAGCCGAAATGGCCGCGCTGTTTGCCCAGGACCTGACGTCTGGAGTCGGGCGCAGCGTCAAGCACGACAGCGCCGCCAAGCACGTGTCGGGCGAAGCGCAGTACATCGATGACCGCCTGGAATTCCCCAACCAGTTGCACCTGTATGCGCGCATGTCCGACCGCGCCCACGCCCGGATCCTCAGCATCGACACCGCGCCCTGCTACGCCTTTGACGGCGTACGCATCGTCATCACCCATGAAGATGTACCGGGCCTGAAAGACATCGGCCCGCTGATGCCCGGCGACCCGTTGCTGGCCATCGACACCGTACAGTTTGTCGGCCAGGTAGTGCTGGCCGTCGCCGCCCGCGACCTGGAGACTGCACGCAAGGCCGCCATGGCCGCAGTGATCGAATACGAAGACCTGGAACCGGTGCTGGACGTGGTCGAGGCCTTTCGCAACAAGCACTTCGTGCTCGATAGCCACACCCACCAACGCGGAGATTCGGCAGGTGCGCTGGCGACGGCGAAACATCGGATCCAGGGCACCCTGCATATCGGCGGCCAGGAGCACTTCTACCTGGAAACCCAGATCTCCTCGGTGATGCCCACCGAAGACGGCGGCATGATCGTCTACTGCTCCACCCAGAACCCCACCGAAGTGCAGAAACTGGTGGCCGAAGTGCTGGACGTGTCGATGAACAAGATCGTGGTGGATATGCGCCGCATGGGCGGCGGTTTTGGTGGCAAGGAAACCCAGGCGGCCAGCCCGGCGTGCCTGTGCGCAGTGGTCGCGCGCCTGACCGGCCAGCCGACCAAGATGCGCCTGCCACGGGTCGAAGACATGTTGATGACTGGCAAGCGTCACCCCTTCTATATCGAATACGACGTGGGCTTCGATGACAGTGGACGCCTGCACGGGATCAATCTGGACCTGGCCGGCAACTGCGGTTGCTCGCCGGACCTGTCGAACTCGATTGTCGACCGCGCGATGTTCCACTCCGACAACTCGTATTACCTGGGCGATGCCACGGTCAATGGCCATCGCTGCAAGACCAACACCGCCTCCAACACCGCCTACCGTGGCTTCGGTGGCCCCCAGGGGATGGTCGCCATCGAAGAGGTGATGGATGCCATCGCCCGCCATCTGGCGCTGGACCCATTGGCCGTGCGCAAGGCCAACTATTACGGCAAGACCGAGCGCAACGTCACCCACTACTACCAGACCGTCGAGCACAACATGCTCGAAGAGATGACCGCCGAGCTTGAGGCCAGCAGCCAATACGCCGAACGCCGCGAAGCGATCCGCCTGTATAACGCCCACAGCCCGATCCTGAAAAAGGGCCTGGCGCTGACGCCGGTCAAGTTCGGCATTTCCTTTACCGCCAGCTTCCTCAACCAGGCCGGCGCCTTGATCCATATCTACACCGACGGCAGCATCCACCTGAACCACGGCGGCACCGAGATGGGCCAGGGCCTGAACATCAAGGTCGCACAAGTGGTGGCCGAGATCTTCCAGGTGGAAATCGACCGGGTGCAGATCACCGCGACCAACACCGACAAGGTGCCCAACACCTCGCCGACCGCCGCCTCCAGCGGTGCCGACCTGAACGGCAAGGCTGCGCAGAATGCTGCCGAAACCATCAAGCAGCGTTTGGTGGAGTTTGCCGCGCGCAAGTACGACGTCAGCGAGGCCGATGTCGAGTTCCACAACGGCCATGTGCGGGTGCGCGAGCAGATCCTGACGTTTGAAGAGCTGATCCAGCAGGCGTATTTCGCCCAGGTGTCGCTGTCCAGCACCGGCTTCTACAAGACCCCGAAAATCTTCTACGACCGCAGCCAGGCGCGGGGGCGACCGTTCTACTACTTCGCCTTCGGCGCGGCCTGCTGCGAAGTGATCGTCGACACCCTGACCGGCGAGTACAAGATGCTGCGCACCGACATCCTCCACGATGTGGGCGCCTCGCTGAACCCGGCCATCGATATCGGCCAGGTGGAAGGCGGCTTTATCCAGGGCATGGGTTGGCTGACCATGGAAGAGCTGGTGTGGAACAGCAAGGGCAAACTGATGACCAATGGCCCGGCCAGCTACAAAATCCCCGCAGTGGCGGATATGCCCCTGGATTTGCGGGTCAAGCTGGTGGAAAACCGCAAAAACCCGGAAGACACGGTGTTCCACTCCAAGGCCGTGGGCGAGCCGCCGTTCATGCTCGGGATCGCCTCGTGGTGCGCGATCAAGGATGCCGTGGCGAGCCTGGCTGACTATCGCCATCAGCCGAAGATCGATGCACCGGCCACGCCGGAGCGGGTGTTGTGGGGGTGTGAGCAGATGCGGCAGTTGACTGCTGCAAAGGCTGTTGAAACCGAAACCGAGATGGCTTCGCTCTAG
- a CDS encoding benzoate/H(+) symporter BenE family transporter — protein sequence MSDATQAPLRPLADTSPSAIVAGFIAMMTGYTSSLVLMFQAGQSAGLTTAQISSWIWAISIGMAVCSIGLSLRYRTPITIAWSTPGAALLITSLGGVSYGEAIGAYITCAVLVTLCGLTGSFEKLVRKIPASLAAALLAGILFKIGSEIFVAAQHRTALVLGMFFTYLIIKRLSPRYAVLAALLIGTALSGLMGLLDFSGFSLEVATPVWTTPHFSLAATISIGIPLFVVAMTSQNMPGVAVLRADGYNVPASPLITATGLASLVLAPFGSHGINLAAISAAICTGPHAHEDRNKRYTAAVWCGIFYGIAGVFGATLAALFAALPKELVLSIAALALFGSIINGLSIAMNEPKEREAALITFMVTASGLTLFSIGSAFWGIVAGVLTLVILNWRKA from the coding sequence ATGAGCGACGCGACCCAGGCGCCCCTGCGCCCATTGGCCGACACTTCGCCTTCGGCCATCGTGGCCGGCTTTATCGCCATGATGACCGGCTACACCAGCTCCCTGGTACTGATGTTCCAGGCCGGCCAATCCGCCGGTTTGACCACGGCGCAGATTTCCTCGTGGATCTGGGCGATCTCCATCGGCATGGCGGTGTGCAGCATCGGCCTGTCCCTGCGCTACCGCACCCCTATCACCATCGCTTGGTCGACCCCCGGCGCGGCGCTGTTGATTACCAGCCTGGGTGGGGTCAGCTATGGCGAGGCCATCGGTGCCTACATCACCTGCGCGGTGTTGGTCACGCTCTGCGGCCTCACCGGCAGTTTTGAAAAGCTGGTCAGGAAGATTCCCGCCTCGCTGGCAGCGGCGTTGCTGGCCGGGATCCTGTTCAAGATCGGCAGCGAGATTTTCGTCGCCGCGCAGCACCGCACGGCCCTGGTCCTGGGTATGTTTTTTACCTACCTGATTATCAAGCGCCTGTCGCCCCGGTATGCCGTGCTGGCGGCACTGCTGATCGGCACCGCCTTGTCCGGGCTGATGGGGCTCCTGGACTTCAGCGGGTTCAGTCTTGAAGTGGCAACACCGGTGTGGACCACACCGCACTTTTCCCTGGCCGCGACCATCAGCATCGGTATTCCGCTGTTCGTGGTGGCGATGACCTCACAGAACATGCCGGGGGTCGCGGTGTTGCGTGCCGATGGCTACAACGTGCCCGCTTCGCCGCTGATCACCGCCACCGGCCTGGCCTCCCTGGTGCTGGCGCCGTTCGGTTCCCACGGCATCAACCTGGCCGCCATCAGCGCGGCCATCTGCACCGGGCCCCACGCCCATGAAGATCGCAACAAACGCTACACCGCCGCGGTGTGGTGCGGGATTTTCTACGGCATCGCCGGGGTATTCGGGGCCACGCTGGCGGCCTTGTTTGCCGCCTTGCCCAAGGAACTGGTGCTGTCGATCGCGGCCTTGGCGTTGTTTGGCTCGATCATCAATGGCCTGAGCATTGCCATGAATGAGCCCAAGGAACGGGAAGCTGCGCTGATCACCTTCATGGTCACGGCGTCGGGGTTGACGCTGTTCTCCATCGGTTCGGCATTCTGGGGAATTGTCGCGGGGGTGTTGACGCTGGTGATTCTGAACTGGCGCAAGGCCTGA